The following coding sequences lie in one Thermomicrobium sp. 4228-Ro genomic window:
- a CDS encoding 3-oxoacid CoA-transferase subunit B: protein MPLTREGIAYRIAQDLPDESFVNLGTGTPSLVARFLPPGKTILIHSENGILGAGPKARPDEVDPDLVNANGDYVTLIPGASVFDHALSFAMIRGGHLTHAILGALQVSRRGDLASWRIPGPRVPGVGGAMDIAVGAQRVWVATMHTTDQGEPKIVEECTYPLTAARCVRRIYTDLAVLSVEGEQLVLEEVAPGVTIEDVVARTGAPLTIPPTVRTMEIPAEFAGAALLAP from the coding sequence ATGCCGTTGACGCGTGAAGGAATCGCCTACCGCATCGCCCAGGATCTCCCGGATGAGAGTTTCGTCAACCTCGGCACTGGCACACCGTCTCTGGTCGCGCGATTCCTCCCTCCAGGGAAGACGATTCTCATCCACAGCGAGAACGGCATCCTCGGAGCCGGACCGAAGGCCCGACCGGATGAGGTCGATCCCGACCTGGTCAACGCGAACGGGGATTATGTCACGCTCATCCCGGGGGCGAGCGTGTTCGACCATGCGCTTTCGTTCGCCATGATCCGCGGCGGCCATCTGACACACGCTATCCTCGGTGCGCTCCAGGTCTCGCGCCGGGGCGATCTCGCCAGCTGGCGCATCCCCGGGCCTCGCGTTCCAGGCGTCGGTGGTGCGATGGATATCGCGGTGGGAGCCCAACGCGTGTGGGTGGCGACGATGCACACGACCGATCAGGGGGAACCGAAGATCGTCGAGGAATGCACCTATCCGTTGACGGCCGCGCGTTGCGTGCGGCGCATTTACACCGATCTCGCGGTACTTTCGGTCGAAGGCGAGCAACTCGTCCTCGAGGAAGTCGCACCCGGTGTGACGATCGAGGATGTCGTGGCACGCACCGGAGCGCCATTGACCATCCCGCCCACGGTGCGCACGATGGAGATCCCGGCCGAATTCGCCGGAGCTGCGTTGCTCGCCCCGTGA
- a CDS encoding CoA transferase subunit A, which produces MDRVVATCDEAVADIPNGASIMIGGFGPPGIPVNLVKALRRRKLRDLILIYCGGGTEEDGIGGLIADGAVRKLITSFPTHPGATAVREKYLAGELELEVLPQGTFVERIRAGGAGLGGFYTPTGVGTELTEGKEVRIIDGRPYVFELPLRADYAFIKAYRADRWGNLVYRRTMRNFNPIMATAANTVIVEVDEIVPVGALSPEEIETPCIFVDRVVEGPRDWVRRTTPEVR; this is translated from the coding sequence ATGGACAGAGTCGTAGCGACGTGTGACGAGGCTGTGGCCGATATCCCGAACGGTGCCTCGATCATGATCGGCGGATTCGGGCCGCCTGGTATTCCCGTGAACCTGGTCAAGGCGCTCCGCCGACGCAAGCTGCGCGATCTGATTCTGATTTATTGCGGTGGTGGCACCGAAGAAGACGGTATCGGCGGACTGATCGCCGACGGAGCTGTCCGGAAGCTGATTACGTCGTTCCCGACCCATCCCGGTGCGACGGCCGTACGCGAGAAATATCTCGCTGGAGAACTCGAACTCGAAGTCCTTCCCCAGGGCACCTTCGTCGAGCGGATTCGCGCCGGCGGCGCGGGGCTCGGCGGCTTCTACACACCGACCGGCGTCGGCACCGAGCTGACAGAAGGCAAGGAAGTGCGCATCATCGACGGTCGACCCTATGTCTTCGAATTACCGCTCCGTGCCGACTACGCCTTCATCAAGGCCTATCGTGCCGACCGGTGGGGGAACCTCGTCTACCGGCGCACCATGCGCAATTTCAACCCCATCATGGCGACGGCGGCCAACACGGTCATCGTCGAAGTCGACGAAATCGTACCGGTCGGCGCGTTGTCACCGGAAGAGATCGAAACGCCCTGTATCTTCGTCGATCGCGTGGTCGAAGGACCGCGCGACTGGGTTCGTCGCACAACGCCTGAAGTACGGTGA
- a CDS encoding ATP-dependent helicase, translated as MSDLQERPVGEELLTSAPDFSSVRSGPGAGHCGSEPAQRIELLLERLDPDQRRAVTTTEGPVLIVAGPGSGKTRVLTHRVAYLIASGRARPWHVLAVTFTNKAAREIRERLEQLLGPDPARLVQAGTFHSVCARVLRRDGGRIGLEPSFTIYDEDDQLALVKQALRDLGLDAQRFAPRSVLGRISRAKNAFQSPAELAQGAQSYWDEVAARVYERYSQLLQRAQAVDFDDLLLLTVDLFDRHPDLLSSYQDRWRYLLIDEYQDTNHLQYLLVRQLATAHRNVCVVGDPDQSIYSWRQADIRNILEFQRDFPDAVVIRLGRNYRSTPQIVAAADAVIRANRQRIERPLWTENPPGPPIRVLACWDEQHEAETVVAEIARLVAGGEARYRDIAVLYRINAQSRPVEEALIRAQVPYQVVGGVRFYERKEVKDALAVLRVLVNPKDWLSLQRVLRESTLGRGIGDKTLVQIEHWAAQVGRSPAEALPALAEELDVAPPNVSAQTAKRLREVWGELVRLRGALVSQPLSSVFDLALERTGLAARYRDASDPTERDRWENLVQLRSVLERYDELPAREGLERFLEEAALVASVDEAELGGDQVTLLTLHAAKGLEFPVVFLIGVEEGLLPHARALESEAELEEERRLFYVGITRAKQRLYLSYAQLRSRFGFRERGIPSHFLDALPPDVVEERKAGTGYRGDDGWPGRAPRRQPEPPATTPVPRRYKPGQRVFHATFGDGVVLSVRESAGDQEVTVQFKRHGTKTLLASLARLIVDG; from the coding sequence ATGTCCGACTTGCAGGAGAGACCGGTAGGGGAAGAGCTGTTGACCTCCGCTCCTGACTTCTCGAGTGTACGGAGCGGGCCGGGTGCTGGGCACTGCGGGTCCGAGCCCGCGCAGCGGATCGAGCTGCTGCTCGAGCGGCTCGACCCGGATCAACGCCGCGCGGTGACGACGACCGAGGGACCGGTTCTCATCGTTGCCGGCCCAGGGAGCGGCAAGACGCGGGTCCTGACTCATCGTGTCGCCTATCTCATCGCCAGCGGTCGCGCCCGTCCCTGGCACGTGCTCGCGGTGACCTTCACCAACAAGGCCGCGCGCGAGATCCGCGAGCGGCTGGAGCAGTTGCTCGGTCCCGATCCGGCACGCCTCGTGCAGGCCGGTACGTTCCATAGCGTGTGCGCTCGGGTTCTGCGTCGCGACGGCGGACGGATCGGGCTGGAGCCGTCCTTCACGATCTATGACGAGGATGACCAGCTCGCCCTCGTCAAGCAGGCGTTGCGTGACCTCGGATTGGATGCGCAGCGCTTCGCGCCACGTTCCGTGCTCGGTCGTATCTCGCGTGCCAAGAACGCCTTCCAGTCGCCTGCGGAGCTGGCGCAGGGCGCCCAGAGCTACTGGGATGAGGTCGCCGCACGGGTCTACGAGCGATACAGTCAGCTCCTGCAGCGTGCGCAAGCGGTCGACTTCGACGATCTCCTCCTCCTGACGGTCGATCTCTTCGACCGGCATCCGGATCTGCTCTCCTCCTATCAGGACCGCTGGCGGTATCTCCTGATCGACGAGTATCAGGATACGAATCACCTCCAGTATCTCCTGGTGCGCCAGCTCGCGACAGCGCACCGCAACGTGTGCGTCGTGGGGGATCCGGACCAGTCGATCTACAGCTGGCGGCAGGCCGATATCCGGAACATCCTCGAGTTCCAGCGGGACTTCCCGGATGCGGTCGTGATCCGGCTGGGGCGGAACTATCGTTCTACCCCACAAATCGTCGCGGCAGCCGATGCCGTGATCCGAGCGAACCGGCAGCGCATCGAGCGCCCTTTGTGGACGGAGAACCCACCGGGGCCGCCGATTCGCGTGCTGGCCTGCTGGGACGAACAGCACGAAGCGGAAACAGTCGTCGCCGAGATCGCCCGGTTGGTCGCAGGGGGAGAGGCGCGCTACCGGGATATCGCCGTGCTCTACCGTATCAACGCGCAGAGCCGGCCGGTCGAAGAGGCGTTGATCCGTGCGCAGGTCCCGTACCAGGTCGTCGGTGGCGTCCGTTTCTACGAGCGCAAGGAAGTGAAAGATGCGCTGGCGGTGCTGCGAGTCCTCGTGAATCCCAAGGACTGGCTGAGTCTGCAGCGGGTGCTGCGGGAGAGCACGCTGGGTCGCGGCATCGGCGACAAGACGCTCGTGCAGATCGAACACTGGGCGGCCCAGGTAGGGCGTTCGCCGGCCGAGGCGCTGCCGGCCCTGGCGGAGGAGCTGGACGTGGCTCCACCGAACGTCTCGGCGCAAACGGCCAAGCGACTCCGCGAGGTGTGGGGGGAGCTGGTGCGGCTTCGCGGCGCGCTCGTCTCGCAACCACTCAGCAGTGTGTTCGACCTCGCACTCGAGCGAACCGGGCTCGCTGCGCGGTATCGCGACGCGAGCGATCCGACCGAGCGGGACCGTTGGGAGAACCTGGTGCAGCTGCGCAGCGTCCTCGAACGCTACGATGAGCTGCCAGCGAGGGAGGGCCTCGAGCGCTTCCTCGAGGAAGCCGCGCTGGTGGCGAGCGTGGACGAGGCGGAGCTCGGAGGCGATCAGGTGACGCTGCTCACGCTCCATGCCGCCAAAGGGCTGGAGTTCCCGGTCGTGTTCCTGATCGGCGTCGAGGAAGGGCTGTTGCCGCACGCGCGAGCGCTGGAGAGCGAGGCGGAACTGGAGGAAGAACGACGACTCTTCTACGTCGGTATCACGCGGGCGAAACAGCGCCTCTACCTGAGCTACGCGCAGCTGCGCAGCCGGTTCGGCTTCCGCGAGCGCGGGATCCCTTCGCACTTCCTGGACGCCTTGCCGCCCGATGTTGTCGAAGAACGAAAGGCCGGTACGGGGTATCGTGGCGACGATGGGTGGCCCGGCAGAGCGCCGCGCCGGCAACCGGAACCGCCTGCAACAACGCCAGTGCCGCGCCGGTACAAGCCGGGCCAGCGTGTCTTCCATGCGACCTTCGGTGATGGTGTGGTGCTGTCCGTTCGAGAGAGCGCGGGAGACCAGGAAGTGACGGTACAGTTCAAGCGACACGGGACGAAGACCTTATTGGCCAGCCTTGCCAGGCTCATCGTCGACGGTTAA
- the ppdK gene encoding pyruvate, phosphate dikinase: protein MASVATGRRWVYLFREGNAQMRDLLGGKGANLAEMTRIGLPVPPGFTVTTKACVAYLQGGRQMPEGLWSEVLEGLRDIEEQLGRRFGDPAQPLLVSVRSGAKFSMPGMMDTILNVGLTDETVRGLAAMTSNERFAYDCYRRLIQMFGKVVLDIPSERFEDALDELKRELGVVQDYEIPAEQLQQLVEAYKRIVREATGSDFPQDPFEQLRRAILAVFESWNNRRAIDYRNAHGIPHDLGTAANVQAMVFGNLGPDSATGVAFTRNPSTGEKGIFGEYLTNAQGEDVVAGIRTPQPIQEMANDPLLRGAYQQLLEVAERLERHYRDMQDLEFTVERGKLWMLQTRTGKRTGRAAVKIAVDMVHEGLIEPQEAVLRVSPEHLDQLLHPMIDPSWKGEPIAKGLPASPGAASGKVVFDADEAKLLGDRGEAVILVRLETSPDDFHGMLAARGILTARGGMTSHAAVVARGIGKPAVVGCSALVVDYERQEFRVGDVVVRRGDVITIDGSTGAVLLGAVPTIPPSVGGDLAELLSWADQFRRLRVRANADTPEDAAKARELGAEGIGLCRTEHMFFQGDRIWAMREMIMATTPEERRAALAKLEPMQREDFIGIFKAMAGFPVTIRTLDPPLHEFLPKHEEEIQAMAERLGVSPEAIRAKVQALTEANPMLGHRGCRLGITAPEITEMQARAIFSAALHCAAEGIEVHPEIMVPLVSDVRELMLQREIIDRVARELFARAGREIPYSVGTMIEVPRAALTANEIAREAEFFSFGTNDLTQMTFGISRDDAGRFLPYYLEQGIYPADPFQTLDRAGVGRLIEIARDGGRATRPDIKLGICGEHGGDPASIRFCHEVGLDYVSASPYRVPIARLAAAQAALGTREGDV, encoded by the coding sequence ATGGCCTCTGTGGCGACCGGACGACGCTGGGTGTACCTCTTCCGCGAAGGGAACGCGCAGATGCGCGACCTGCTCGGCGGAAAGGGGGCCAACCTCGCCGAGATGACCCGGATCGGCCTCCCGGTGCCGCCGGGATTCACCGTCACGACGAAGGCATGCGTCGCCTACCTCCAGGGTGGGCGCCAGATGCCCGAGGGGTTATGGAGTGAAGTGCTGGAGGGGTTGCGGGATATCGAGGAACAACTGGGCCGCCGGTTCGGCGATCCGGCCCAGCCGTTGCTCGTTTCGGTCCGGTCCGGTGCCAAGTTCTCCATGCCTGGCATGATGGACACCATCCTCAACGTCGGGCTGACCGACGAGACGGTGCGTGGTCTCGCTGCGATGACTTCGAACGAGCGTTTCGCCTACGATTGCTACCGGCGCCTGATCCAGATGTTCGGAAAAGTCGTGCTCGATATCCCCTCGGAACGTTTCGAAGACGCGCTCGACGAGCTCAAGCGGGAACTCGGTGTCGTCCAGGACTACGAGATCCCGGCCGAGCAGCTTCAGCAATTGGTCGAGGCGTACAAGAGAATCGTCCGAGAAGCGACCGGGAGCGACTTCCCGCAAGATCCGTTCGAGCAGTTGCGCCGGGCGATTCTCGCGGTGTTCGAATCGTGGAACAATCGGCGAGCGATCGACTACCGGAATGCGCACGGCATCCCGCACGACCTGGGCACGGCAGCGAACGTCCAAGCGATGGTCTTCGGGAATCTGGGGCCGGATTCGGCGACGGGCGTCGCCTTCACGCGGAATCCGAGTACCGGCGAGAAGGGGATCTTCGGCGAGTATCTGACCAATGCTCAGGGCGAGGACGTCGTCGCTGGTATCCGCACGCCGCAGCCGATCCAGGAGATGGCGAACGACCCGCTCCTCCGCGGGGCATACCAGCAGCTGCTCGAAGTTGCCGAGCGGCTCGAGCGCCACTATCGCGACATGCAGGATCTGGAGTTCACGGTCGAGCGCGGCAAGCTCTGGATGCTCCAGACGCGGACCGGCAAGCGCACCGGCCGGGCGGCGGTCAAGATCGCGGTCGATATGGTGCACGAAGGGCTGATCGAGCCCCAGGAAGCGGTGTTGCGGGTCTCGCCGGAACATCTCGATCAGTTGCTGCATCCGATGATCGACCCCTCCTGGAAAGGGGAACCGATCGCCAAGGGGCTGCCGGCCAGTCCGGGGGCAGCGAGCGGGAAGGTCGTCTTCGACGCCGACGAAGCCAAGCTCCTCGGCGACCGTGGCGAAGCGGTTATCCTGGTGCGATTGGAGACGTCGCCCGACGATTTCCACGGCATGCTGGCTGCCCGGGGTATCCTGACAGCGCGTGGTGGCATGACCAGCCATGCCGCGGTGGTGGCGCGCGGTATCGGGAAGCCGGCTGTCGTCGGGTGCTCGGCGCTGGTGGTCGATTACGAGCGGCAGGAATTCCGCGTCGGTGATGTCGTGGTGCGGCGCGGTGACGTCATCACGATCGATGGCTCGACCGGCGCCGTGCTGCTCGGTGCGGTCCCGACGATCCCCCCGAGTGTCGGTGGCGACTTGGCGGAGCTTTTGAGCTGGGCCGATCAGTTCCGGCGCTTGCGGGTGCGTGCCAATGCCGATACCCCGGAAGATGCTGCGAAGGCCCGCGAGTTGGGCGCCGAGGGTATCGGGCTGTGCCGCACCGAGCATATGTTCTTCCAGGGTGACCGTATCTGGGCGATGCGCGAGATGATCATGGCGACGACGCCGGAGGAGCGACGGGCGGCTCTGGCCAAGCTGGAGCCGATGCAGCGGGAGGATTTCATCGGGATCTTCAAGGCGATGGCAGGTTTCCCGGTGACGATCCGGACGCTCGACCCGCCGCTGCACGAGTTCCTGCCCAAGCACGAGGAAGAAATCCAGGCGATGGCCGAGCGGCTGGGCGTGTCGCCGGAGGCGATTCGCGCCAAGGTCCAGGCGCTCACCGAGGCGAACCCGATGCTCGGGCATCGCGGTTGCCGCTTGGGCATCACCGCGCCGGAGATCACGGAAATGCAAGCGCGCGCGATCTTCAGCGCTGCGCTGCACTGTGCTGCCGAGGGGATCGAAGTCCATCCGGAGATCATGGTGCCGCTCGTTTCCGACGTGCGGGAGCTGATGCTGCAGCGCGAGATCATCGACCGCGTCGCGCGGGAACTGTTCGCCCGAGCTGGTCGCGAGATTCCGTACTCGGTCGGCACCATGATCGAGGTGCCCCGTGCGGCGCTCACGGCGAACGAGATCGCGCGCGAGGCCGAGTTCTTCAGCTTCGGCACGAACGACCTCACCCAGATGACCTTCGGTATCTCGCGTGACGATGCTGGGCGCTTCTTGCCGTATTACCTCGAGCAGGGGATCTATCCGGCCGATCCCTTCCAGACGCTCGATCGGGCTGGCGTCGGTCGCTTGATCGAGATCGCGCGGGACGGTGGGCGTGCGACGCGACCGGACATCAAGCTCGGGATCTGCGGCGAGCACGGTGGCGATCCGGCGAGCATCCGCTTCTGCCACGAGGTCGGCCTGGACTACGTGTCCGCTTCTCCCTACCGGGTTCCGATCGCACGATTGGCGGCAGCACAAGCGGCGCTCGGTACCCGTGAGGGCGATGTGTAG
- a CDS encoding metallophosphoesterase family protein, translated as MVWFRKGKDRASRQLALYYTSDVHGSERCFLKFLNAAKFYGVDTLILGGDLTGKVLVPIVQTDGRWEMTFLGRHEVLRSAEEVEEAEKRIRFNGFYPYRCDPDELARMEADPAYAERIFRRVMRESVERWVRLAEERLRGTGVRCFVMPGNDDEFEIDEVLNRSDVVINPDGAVIELDGYQLLSLAWANPTPWNSPRELPEEELAARIERLARELDPSLPVIFNLHCPPYDSTLDSAPQLREDLSVVMVGGQPNMVPVGSRAVREAIERYQPVLSLHGHIHESRGAVRIGRTLCVNPGSAYGEGVLHGALVRLEDDRVASYQLVSG; from the coding sequence ATGGTGTGGTTCCGCAAGGGAAAAGATCGGGCCAGTCGGCAGCTGGCACTTTACTATACGAGTGATGTCCATGGCTCAGAGCGGTGTTTTCTGAAGTTCCTGAATGCTGCCAAGTTCTACGGTGTCGATACATTGATTCTCGGGGGTGATCTCACCGGAAAGGTTCTTGTCCCAATCGTCCAGACTGACGGCCGTTGGGAGATGACCTTCTTGGGGCGACATGAGGTGCTGAGGAGTGCGGAGGAGGTCGAAGAGGCAGAAAAGCGGATCCGGTTCAATGGCTTCTACCCCTACCGCTGCGATCCAGATGAACTGGCACGTATGGAGGCTGACCCCGCCTATGCGGAACGGATCTTCCGGCGGGTCATGCGGGAATCGGTCGAGCGCTGGGTGCGTCTCGCCGAAGAACGCCTTCGTGGTACCGGGGTACGATGCTTCGTCATGCCGGGGAATGACGACGAGTTCGAGATCGACGAGGTCTTGAACCGGAGCGACGTCGTGATCAATCCCGACGGAGCGGTCATTGAGCTCGACGGCTACCAGCTGCTCAGTCTCGCCTGGGCCAATCCGACCCCGTGGAACAGTCCGCGCGAGTTGCCGGAAGAGGAACTGGCGGCACGGATCGAGCGACTGGCACGCGAGTTGGACCCGTCCCTGCCGGTGATCTTCAACCTGCACTGCCCGCCCTATGACTCGACGCTGGATAGCGCGCCGCAGCTTCGCGAGGACCTCTCCGTCGTGATGGTGGGTGGGCAACCGAATATGGTTCCGGTCGGCAGCCGTGCGGTTCGGGAGGCGATCGAGCGCTACCAACCGGTCTTGAGTCTTCACGGACACATCCATGAGTCGCGCGGTGCCGTGCGGATCGGCCGGACCTTGTGCGTCAACCCGGGATCGGCCTACGGTGAAGGTGTCCTCCACGGGGCTCTGGTGCGTCTCGAAGACGATCGCGTGGCGAGTTACCAGCTCGTGAGTGGATAG
- a CDS encoding cyclase family protein, whose translation MRVFDLSHTIVTGLPIFPGDPEVRLELANATPPWRVTRMTLGSHSGTHIDAPSHFFADGRSITDYPAARFILPAILVQLPDLADDAAIPFPLLRECVPGSPTGQAVLLATGWDRYWGTDRYFRHPYLSEEAATWLAEARAALVGIDALNVDSTVQGTDHAHAHLLGADVLIVENLRGLRTVPPGRDYLFVCLPLPLEGADGAPVRAVLLER comes from the coding sequence ATGCGGGTCTTCGATCTCTCGCATACGATCGTTACGGGCTTACCGATCTTTCCGGGCGATCCGGAGGTGCGGCTCGAGCTGGCCAATGCAACCCCTCCCTGGCGCGTGACGCGTATGACGCTCGGCAGCCATTCAGGCACGCATATCGATGCACCGTCTCACTTTTTTGCCGATGGACGATCGATTACCGATTATCCTGCCGCGCGCTTCATTCTGCCGGCCATTCTGGTCCAACTTCCGGACCTCGCCGATGATGCGGCGATTCCGTTCCCCCTCTTGCGCGAATGCGTGCCTGGCTCACCGACCGGTCAGGCGGTGTTGCTCGCGACCGGCTGGGACCGCTACTGGGGGACGGATCGGTATTTTCGTCACCCCTACCTCTCCGAGGAGGCAGCGACCTGGTTGGCGGAGGCGCGAGCGGCGCTGGTCGGGATCGATGCGCTCAACGTCGATTCGACGGTGCAGGGAACCGACCATGCGCATGCCCACCTGCTCGGGGCCGATGTGTTGATCGTCGAGAACCTGCGAGGCCTCCGTACCGTGCCTCCTGGCCGCGACTATCTTTTCGTCTGTCTGCCCTTACCCCTCGAGGGAGCGGACGGTGCCCCGGTGCGGGCGGTGTTGCTGGAACGATGA
- a CDS encoding APC family permease yields the protein MSGSGQSSGPRVFTRAATGLVREAGLLDALVYNVNFISIGLMVALMFLYMPSYGGVSLPLSLVLCALLALPTAATYGMLAAIMPRSGGDYVYVSRVLGPAWGMMSNWNTTVWWVLYGGVPSAFLASFGIAPLMRIIAAFTGNVAVLRFADWAASPTGMFVIGALLILILTGIFILGLGVYFRVQNVLFAFAMLATVLVVLVTLLRSPGVLQSSLAQHLAALAGRPDILEALLRESGYEVQSFNLRNTVITMTWIYLTMGFSFSSAYIGGEVKQASKIQVWVIPGTVIYALVWGLLLVWSVTRAVGEELIGAISTLGDAGAPNVGLAAAPRFHELVALGSGNLLLAFLIGFGFIFWSYAWLPGQILNASRNLVAYAIDGLMPSALAWVSPRFHTPVVSLVLMGGLSIVSLAIYVFTPYFATLVGIFGFLLTFIMVSLSAVLLPYRRPDLFAGSPVAWRIGGVPVLSIVGAISIVACLVMQWAYLNDPYSGISLDPSTLREGILGFGMFLLNVAIFLSGLVIYGIARWWRNRQGIDISLAYREIPVE from the coding sequence GTGTCGGGGAGTGGGCAGAGCTCAGGACCGCGTGTCTTCACGCGTGCAGCGACCGGCCTGGTGCGGGAGGCTGGTCTGCTGGATGCGCTCGTCTACAACGTCAACTTCATCTCGATCGGACTCATGGTCGCGCTCATGTTCCTGTACATGCCCTCGTACGGCGGCGTGAGCCTACCGCTCTCGCTCGTCCTCTGTGCCCTCCTCGCGCTGCCGACCGCCGCGACGTACGGCATGCTGGCAGCGATCATGCCGCGGAGCGGTGGGGACTATGTCTACGTCAGTCGTGTGTTAGGGCCAGCCTGGGGCATGATGTCGAACTGGAATACGACAGTCTGGTGGGTGTTGTATGGTGGGGTGCCGTCTGCATTCCTTGCGAGTTTCGGTATTGCCCCGCTCATGCGCATCATTGCTGCCTTCACCGGCAATGTGGCCGTGCTCCGTTTCGCGGACTGGGCGGCCTCGCCGACCGGCATGTTCGTGATCGGAGCACTCTTGATCCTCATCTTGACTGGCATTTTCATCCTCGGGCTGGGTGTGTATTTTCGTGTGCAGAACGTTCTCTTCGCGTTCGCCATGTTGGCGACGGTGCTCGTTGTCCTCGTTACTCTTCTGCGGTCGCCGGGTGTCCTGCAGTCCAGCCTGGCGCAACACCTCGCTGCTCTCGCTGGCCGCCCGGACATTTTGGAGGCGCTGCTTCGGGAGAGCGGCTACGAAGTACAGTCCTTCAACCTGCGGAACACTGTCATCACGATGACCTGGATCTATCTGACGATGGGCTTCAGCTTCTCCAGCGCGTACATCGGCGGTGAGGTGAAGCAAGCCAGCAAGATCCAGGTCTGGGTGATACCGGGTACGGTGATCTATGCGCTCGTCTGGGGGCTGCTCTTGGTCTGGAGCGTCACTCGGGCTGTCGGGGAGGAGCTCATCGGAGCGATCAGCACGCTCGGCGATGCCGGTGCGCCGAACGTCGGCCTGGCAGCGGCACCGCGCTTTCACGAGCTCGTTGCCCTCGGGAGCGGAAATCTTCTGCTCGCATTCCTGATCGGGTTCGGCTTCATCTTCTGGAGCTACGCCTGGCTACCTGGACAGATCTTAAATGCGTCACGGAACCTAGTGGCCTACGCGATCGACGGCTTGATGCCATCTGCCCTGGCCTGGGTGAGCCCGCGTTTCCATACCCCGGTCGTGAGTCTCGTGCTGATGGGCGGACTGTCGATCGTGTCGCTCGCGATCTATGTTTTCACGCCCTACTTCGCGACGCTCGTCGGGATCTTCGGTTTCCTCCTGACCTTCATCATGGTCTCGCTCAGCGCGGTGCTTTTGCCGTACCGTCGACCCGACCTCTTCGCAGGCTCTCCAGTAGCGTGGCGGATCGGCGGTGTGCCGGTACTCAGCATCGTCGGTGCGATATCGATCGTGGCGTGCCTGGTCATGCAGTGGGCGTACCTCAACGATCCCTACTCGGGAATCAGTCTCGACCCGAGCACGCTGCGTGAAGGGATTCTCGGATTCGGCATGTTCCTCCTGAACGTCGCGATCTTCCTCTCGGGGCTCGTCATCTACGGGATCGCCCGCTGGTGGCGGAATCGACAGGGGATCGACATCTCGCTTGCCTATCGCGAAATCCCCGTCGAGTGA